The following coding sequences lie in one Girardinichthys multiradiatus isolate DD_20200921_A chromosome 13, DD_fGirMul_XY1, whole genome shotgun sequence genomic window:
- the LOC124879329 gene encoding F-actin-uncapping protein LRRC16A isoform X2, with product MMRRLNLKPPERLTALQAVWNEQVPADLGPCGGFSHQYLCVCDSLGLPYREEVQWDVDTIYLSQDTRELNLQDFVHLENRDLVAIIAVLEYNQWFTKLSTKDYKLSTDVCEQIFRVVARSSRLEELVLDNAGLKCDFAQKLAGALSQNPSCMLHTLNLSNNSLEDKGVYALSAQLAKLPMGLKHLNLSKTSISPKGVNSLCQALCANPVVASTLTHFDLSGNSLRGDDLQNLQSFLSHPNCLKALDLSNSDCSLELVCSSLCKGSLNHLAVLNMSRTVFSHRRCKEIPQSFKQFFSSVQALTSVSLSGTRLPLEALKSLLLGLGCNPNLRDVSLDLSSCELRSGGSQILEGCIADIPNISSLDISDNSLDMDLSTLLVWLAKNRSIRHLSLGKNFNNIKSKNVAQVLDNLVYMIQEEESPLTSLSLADSKLKADLSIVLNALGSNTSLIKLDISGNSMGDMGAKILAKALQINTKLRTLVWDRNNISPQGLQDVAAALEKNYTIRFMPVPIMDAAQALKANPDKTEDALLKMEHYLLRNHETRKYLQEQAYRLQQGIVTTTTQQMMDMMCVRVHDHLNSLRFSEANSVQDDMKLAENLMKDAKNSKTLLPNLYHLKSGGSRVPFVAAIQDKLESMAGEVASVMDEQLQTMLVSMVDAAEGLCPHVMKRSGLRQELLRAGAGRMTIPCSFVTNTLLEQSGVDIINKISEVKLSVASILSDRIVDEILESLSRSQHTLADHLIRKEHPLLHQEPQKETDVPDETVLQPKNHDHDQKRDRDNRHGLNDVDSCMVTPKSKRKSILVRMVRPISVAFELEFDLDKALEEVPIHVEDPPLPSPPPLALDRMSYYEDLPPTPSDGKSVCLGELPQLEHKTLENCTKSRPKPKKRMKPSRVLAARSSVPHDAEQNNSMGKLDEGLDDFFSKRVVKLSFRLPSIRSPSTTTPEGVDKKRESRKSGFFNLIKSRASRSEKSHGASSITPPQPAHANTNNNTTPTFTTSPVTEEAPPTSPTMPVKSPAIVSDPHQEIHRAQTSNHTDHETEAHLTFTEPAEEEKNNKKVENKENMEKTECPPKKENKEKKENPHIHRHIGVPVMGKDLLAEMKARQERRQDKMAEKKSDSSSVVDKVDSDKQKSDIHPAVSTDPEGPKAEPISKAKPPAITPKLVPPQTAKAPLVSRISGPLSPTSPRPCTTSVLDDAVEFPAGSVPLKVPLPAPRLKRAPSEQDRESTSSSSAGHLSPLEAEFPADGDTFDQPNITGADAGISGRQWSSLKNSSSPPPTNEEERERTKSLPSYVRLPSQTETDLSPADIEISTLCSDLKSNNKSEDESGDDTPSL from the exons ATGATGAGGAGGCTGAATTTGAAGCCTCCTGAGAGGTTAACAGCCCTCCAGGCCGTCTGGAATGAGCAGGTTCCAGCTGACTTAGGACCCTGTg GTGGCTTTTCTCATCaatacttgtgtgtgtgtgacagttTGGGTCTGCCATATCGAGAGGAGGTCCAGTGG gatGTTGACACCATCTATTTAAGTCAGGACACTAGAGAACTGAATCTGCAGGACTTTGTTCATCTGGAGAACAG GGATCTTGTGGCAATCATTGCAGTCCTGGAATACAACCAGTGGTTCACCAAACTCTCAACCAAAGACTACAAACTG TCTACAGATGTGTGTGAGCAGATTTTCAGAGTTGTTGCTCGATCCAGTCGACTGGAAGAGCTGGTTCTGGACAACGCTGGACTCAAATG TGATTTTGCTCAGAAACTTGCAGGCGCTCTGTCACAAAACCCATCCTGCATGCTGCACACACTCAACCTGAGCAACAACTCCCTAGAGGACAAAG gtgtttATGCTCTGAGTGCTCAACTAGCCAAATTGCCTATGGGCCTAAAGCACCTGAACCTCTCAAAGACGTCCATATCTCCTAAAG GTGTAAACAGCCTCTGTCAGGCACTATGTGCCAACCCTGTCGTCGCCTCCACCCTCACACATTTCGACCTGTCAGGGAACTCCCTTAGAGGAGATGACCTTCAG AATTTGCAGAGTTTCCTGAGTCATCCAAACTGCCTCAAAGCTCTGGATCTGTCAAACAGTGACTGTTCCCTGGAGCTG gtgtgTTCATCTCTGTGCAAGGGATCTTTGAATCATCTTGCTGTCCTCAACATGTCCAGAACAGTCTTCTCTCATAG GAGATGTAAAGAAATCCCTCAGTCCTTTAAGCAGTTTTTCAGCAGTGTTCAGGCTCTGACTTCTGTCAGCCTATCAGGAACCAGGCTGCCGCTGGAGGCTCTGAA aTCGTTGTTGTTGGGCCTTGGTTGCAACCCAAACCTCAGGGATGTTTCTCTGGATCTTAGCAGCTGTGAG CTTCGTTCAGGAGGCTCACAGATTTTAGAGGGTTGCATCGCAGATATCCCCAATATTTCCAGTCTGGATATTTCAGACAACA GTTTGGACATGGATCTCTCCACGCTTCTTGTGTGGCTGGCCAAAAACCGCTCCATCAGGCACCTTTCTTTAGGCAAAAACTTCAACAACATCAAATCTAA AAATGTTGCTCAGGTCTTGGATAACCTGGTTTACATGATTCAAGAAGAAGAGTCA CCTTTGACTTCACTCTCCCTGGCTGATTCCAAGCTGAAGGCCGACCTCTCCATCGTCCTTAACGCTCTCGGCAGCAACACCTCTCTGATCAAGCTGGACATCAGTGGAAACTCAATGGGAGACATGGGGGCCAAGATACTGGCCAAAGCTCTGCAGATCAACACCAAGCTGAG GACCTTAGTGTGGGACAGAAACAACATCAGCCCCCAGGGTTTACAGGATGTAGCTGCTGCTTTGGAGAA GAACTACACAATTCGATTTATGCCTGTCCCTATCATGGATGCTGCTCAGGCACTGAAGGCCAATCCAGATAAGACAGAGGATGCTTTACTAAAG ATGGAGCATTATCTGCTGAGGAACCACGAGACGCGTAAATACCTCCAAGAACAGGCATACAGGTTGCAGCAGGGAATAGTCACCACCACCACGCAGCAG ATGATGGACATGATGTGTGTGAGAGTCCATGATCACCTGAACTCTCTGAGATTCTCAGAGGCCAATTCTGTTCAAGATGACATGAAGCTGGCAGAGAACCTGATGAAGGATGCAAAGAACTCCAAAACT CTGCTCCCCAACCTCTACCACTTGAAGAGTGGAGGGTCCAGAGTTCCATTTGTTGCAGCCATTCAGGACAAACTGGAGTCAATGGCTGGAGAGGTGGCAAGTGTGATGGATGAGCAACTTCAG ACCATGCTGGTGTCTATGGTTGATGCTGCCGAAGGGCTTTGTCCTCATGTGATGAAGAGGAGTGGCCTTCGTCAGGAGCTGCTTAGGGCTGGTGCGGGGAGGATGACCATCCCTTGTAGCTTCGTCACCAACACACTTCTGGAACAGTCTGGTGTGGACATCATCAACAAAATCAG TGAAGTGAAACTCAGTGTGGCGTCCATTCTGTCTGATCGCATTGTGGATGAGATCCTGGAGTCTCTATCAAGATCACAACATACACTG GCCGACCACCTGATCAGAAAGGAGCATCCTCTGTTACATCAGGAACCCCAGAAAGAGACGGATGTCCCGGATGAAACGGTTCTACAGCCAAAGAACCATGACCATGATCAGAAACGGGATCGAGACAATAGACATGGACTGAATGATGTGGACTCCTGCATG GTGACACCTAAATCAAAGAGAAAGAGTATCCTTGTCAGAATGGTGCGGCCTATTTCTGTGGCTTTTG AGTTGGAGTTTGACCTGGACAAAGCACTGGAGGAGGTTCCGATCCACGTTGAGGACCCACCTCTCCCTTCTCCTCCTCCACTAGCATTAGACAGGATGTCATATTACGAAGATCTGCCCCCCACTCCCTCAGATGGGAAGTCTGTGTGTTTAGGAGAACTGCCACAGCTGGAGCACAAAACTCTGGAAAATTGCACGAAATCCCGACCGAAaccaaaaaaaagaatgaaacccAGCAGAGTCCTA GCCGCTAGAAGCTCAGTGCCACATGATGCTGAGCAGAATAACTCAATGGGAAAGCTGGATGAAGGTCTAGATGACTTCTTCTCCAAGAGAGTTGTTAAACTCAGTTTTAG ACTTCCCTCTATAAGAAGTCCATCAACAACCACACCAGAAGGAGTAGATAAAAAACGCGAATCCAGAAAGAGTGGCTTCTTTAACCTCATTAAATCCCGTGCTTCCCGCTCTGAGAAGAGCCACGGAGCCTCCTCCATCACACCACCTCAGCCTGCGCACGCTAACACCAACAACAACACCACACCTACTTTTACCACAAGCCCAGTCACTGAGGAGGCCCCACCTACATCTCCCACAATGCCTGTCAAATCTCCAGCCATTGTTTCAGACCCTCATCAGGAGATCCACAGGGCACAGACCTCGAACCACACAGATCATGAGACTGAGGCGCATCTGACCTTTACTGAACCTGCAGAGGAggagaaaaataacaagaagGTGGAAAATAAGGAGAACATGGAGAAGACAGAATGCCCTCCAAAGAAGGAGAATAAAGAGAAGAAGGAGAACCCACACATACATCGCCACATTGGTGTTCCTGTGATGGGAAAGGATCTACTGGCTGAAATGAAGGCCAGGCAAGAAAGAAGGCAAGACAAAATGGCTGAAAAGAAG TCTGATTCATCATCAGTTGTGGACAAAGTGGACTCAGACAAAC AGAAGTCAGACATCCATCCTGCAGTTTCCACAGACCCAGAAGGCCCCAAAGCTGAGCCGATTTCCAAGGCCAAACCACCGGCCATCACCCCTAAATTGGTCCCACCTCAGACTGCTAAAGCCCCACTGGTGTCTCGCATCTCTGGTCCCCTCAGTCCAACCAGTCCGAGGCCATGCACCACCTCTGTCCTTG ATGATGCTGTAGAGTTTCCAGCTGGCAGTGTACCTCTCAAAGTACCACTCCCTGCTCCCCGTCTGAAGAGGGCACCATCGGAGCAAGACAGAGAGAGCACAAGCAGCAGCTCTGCAGGACACCTGTCTCCACTGGAGG CTGAGTTTCCTGCAGATGGCGACACTTTTGACCAGCCCAACATCACAGGCGCAGACGCCGGCATCAGCGGCCGACAGTGGTCGTCTCTCAAGAACTCGTCCAGTCCTCCGCCTACCAACGAGGAAGAACGCGAGCGCACCAAGTCGCTCCCTAGCTACG
- the LOC124879329 gene encoding F-actin-uncapping protein LRRC16A isoform X1, which produces MTEEKTNISDELFESVREAVGRRVKLTLRCKVQLEVKGDKVENRVLALASHRAYLLTARVPSKVEQSFNYLDIQGISSNKPTQLILEHERGPWSLRLGSVEEVDEVITQIGSCLHRICPAVSPVKMMRRLNLKPPERLTALQAVWNEQVPADLGPCGGFSHQYLCVCDSLGLPYREEVQWDVDTIYLSQDTRELNLQDFVHLENRDLVAIIAVLEYNQWFTKLSTKDYKLSTDVCEQIFRVVARSSRLEELVLDNAGLKCDFAQKLAGALSQNPSCMLHTLNLSNNSLEDKGVYALSAQLAKLPMGLKHLNLSKTSISPKGVNSLCQALCANPVVASTLTHFDLSGNSLRGDDLQNLQSFLSHPNCLKALDLSNSDCSLELVCSSLCKGSLNHLAVLNMSRTVFSHRRCKEIPQSFKQFFSSVQALTSVSLSGTRLPLEALKSLLLGLGCNPNLRDVSLDLSSCELRSGGSQILEGCIADIPNISSLDISDNSLDMDLSTLLVWLAKNRSIRHLSLGKNFNNIKSKNVAQVLDNLVYMIQEEESPLTSLSLADSKLKADLSIVLNALGSNTSLIKLDISGNSMGDMGAKILAKALQINTKLRTLVWDRNNISPQGLQDVAAALEKNYTIRFMPVPIMDAAQALKANPDKTEDALLKMEHYLLRNHETRKYLQEQAYRLQQGIVTTTTQQMMDMMCVRVHDHLNSLRFSEANSVQDDMKLAENLMKDAKNSKTLLPNLYHLKSGGSRVPFVAAIQDKLESMAGEVASVMDEQLQTMLVSMVDAAEGLCPHVMKRSGLRQELLRAGAGRMTIPCSFVTNTLLEQSGVDIINKISEVKLSVASILSDRIVDEILESLSRSQHTLADHLIRKEHPLLHQEPQKETDVPDETVLQPKNHDHDQKRDRDNRHGLNDVDSCMVTPKSKRKSILVRMVRPISVAFELEFDLDKALEEVPIHVEDPPLPSPPPLALDRMSYYEDLPPTPSDGKSVCLGELPQLEHKTLENCTKSRPKPKKRMKPSRVLAARSSVPHDAEQNNSMGKLDEGLDDFFSKRVVKLSFRLPSIRSPSTTTPEGVDKKRESRKSGFFNLIKSRASRSEKSHGASSITPPQPAHANTNNNTTPTFTTSPVTEEAPPTSPTMPVKSPAIVSDPHQEIHRAQTSNHTDHETEAHLTFTEPAEEEKNNKKVENKENMEKTECPPKKENKEKKENPHIHRHIGVPVMGKDLLAEMKARQERRQDKMAEKKSDSSSVVDKVDSDKQKSDIHPAVSTDPEGPKAEPISKAKPPAITPKLVPPQTAKAPLVSRISGPLSPTSPRPCTTSVLDDAVEFPAGSVPLKVPLPAPRLKRAPSEQDRESTSSSSAGHLSPLEAEFPADGDTFDQPNITGADAGISGRQWSSLKNSSSPPPTNEEERERTKSLPSYVRLPSQTETDLSPADIEISTLCSDLKSNNKSEDESGDDTPSL; this is translated from the exons GTTGAGCAGTCGTTTAACTACTTGGATATTCAGGGAATCAGCAGCAACAAGCCCACTCAG CTCATTTTAGAGCATGAGCGCGGGCCTTGGAGCCTCCGGCTGGGCTCGGTGGAGGAAGTGGATGAGGTGATCACTCAGATCGGCAGCTGTCTTCACCGGATCTGCCCTGCTGTCTCACCTGT GAAGATGATGAGGAGGCTGAATTTGAAGCCTCCTGAGAGGTTAACAGCCCTCCAGGCCGTCTGGAATGAGCAGGTTCCAGCTGACTTAGGACCCTGTg GTGGCTTTTCTCATCaatacttgtgtgtgtgtgacagttTGGGTCTGCCATATCGAGAGGAGGTCCAGTGG gatGTTGACACCATCTATTTAAGTCAGGACACTAGAGAACTGAATCTGCAGGACTTTGTTCATCTGGAGAACAG GGATCTTGTGGCAATCATTGCAGTCCTGGAATACAACCAGTGGTTCACCAAACTCTCAACCAAAGACTACAAACTG TCTACAGATGTGTGTGAGCAGATTTTCAGAGTTGTTGCTCGATCCAGTCGACTGGAAGAGCTGGTTCTGGACAACGCTGGACTCAAATG TGATTTTGCTCAGAAACTTGCAGGCGCTCTGTCACAAAACCCATCCTGCATGCTGCACACACTCAACCTGAGCAACAACTCCCTAGAGGACAAAG gtgtttATGCTCTGAGTGCTCAACTAGCCAAATTGCCTATGGGCCTAAAGCACCTGAACCTCTCAAAGACGTCCATATCTCCTAAAG GTGTAAACAGCCTCTGTCAGGCACTATGTGCCAACCCTGTCGTCGCCTCCACCCTCACACATTTCGACCTGTCAGGGAACTCCCTTAGAGGAGATGACCTTCAG AATTTGCAGAGTTTCCTGAGTCATCCAAACTGCCTCAAAGCTCTGGATCTGTCAAACAGTGACTGTTCCCTGGAGCTG gtgtgTTCATCTCTGTGCAAGGGATCTTTGAATCATCTTGCTGTCCTCAACATGTCCAGAACAGTCTTCTCTCATAG GAGATGTAAAGAAATCCCTCAGTCCTTTAAGCAGTTTTTCAGCAGTGTTCAGGCTCTGACTTCTGTCAGCCTATCAGGAACCAGGCTGCCGCTGGAGGCTCTGAA aTCGTTGTTGTTGGGCCTTGGTTGCAACCCAAACCTCAGGGATGTTTCTCTGGATCTTAGCAGCTGTGAG CTTCGTTCAGGAGGCTCACAGATTTTAGAGGGTTGCATCGCAGATATCCCCAATATTTCCAGTCTGGATATTTCAGACAACA GTTTGGACATGGATCTCTCCACGCTTCTTGTGTGGCTGGCCAAAAACCGCTCCATCAGGCACCTTTCTTTAGGCAAAAACTTCAACAACATCAAATCTAA AAATGTTGCTCAGGTCTTGGATAACCTGGTTTACATGATTCAAGAAGAAGAGTCA CCTTTGACTTCACTCTCCCTGGCTGATTCCAAGCTGAAGGCCGACCTCTCCATCGTCCTTAACGCTCTCGGCAGCAACACCTCTCTGATCAAGCTGGACATCAGTGGAAACTCAATGGGAGACATGGGGGCCAAGATACTGGCCAAAGCTCTGCAGATCAACACCAAGCTGAG GACCTTAGTGTGGGACAGAAACAACATCAGCCCCCAGGGTTTACAGGATGTAGCTGCTGCTTTGGAGAA GAACTACACAATTCGATTTATGCCTGTCCCTATCATGGATGCTGCTCAGGCACTGAAGGCCAATCCAGATAAGACAGAGGATGCTTTACTAAAG ATGGAGCATTATCTGCTGAGGAACCACGAGACGCGTAAATACCTCCAAGAACAGGCATACAGGTTGCAGCAGGGAATAGTCACCACCACCACGCAGCAG ATGATGGACATGATGTGTGTGAGAGTCCATGATCACCTGAACTCTCTGAGATTCTCAGAGGCCAATTCTGTTCAAGATGACATGAAGCTGGCAGAGAACCTGATGAAGGATGCAAAGAACTCCAAAACT CTGCTCCCCAACCTCTACCACTTGAAGAGTGGAGGGTCCAGAGTTCCATTTGTTGCAGCCATTCAGGACAAACTGGAGTCAATGGCTGGAGAGGTGGCAAGTGTGATGGATGAGCAACTTCAG ACCATGCTGGTGTCTATGGTTGATGCTGCCGAAGGGCTTTGTCCTCATGTGATGAAGAGGAGTGGCCTTCGTCAGGAGCTGCTTAGGGCTGGTGCGGGGAGGATGACCATCCCTTGTAGCTTCGTCACCAACACACTTCTGGAACAGTCTGGTGTGGACATCATCAACAAAATCAG TGAAGTGAAACTCAGTGTGGCGTCCATTCTGTCTGATCGCATTGTGGATGAGATCCTGGAGTCTCTATCAAGATCACAACATACACTG GCCGACCACCTGATCAGAAAGGAGCATCCTCTGTTACATCAGGAACCCCAGAAAGAGACGGATGTCCCGGATGAAACGGTTCTACAGCCAAAGAACCATGACCATGATCAGAAACGGGATCGAGACAATAGACATGGACTGAATGATGTGGACTCCTGCATG GTGACACCTAAATCAAAGAGAAAGAGTATCCTTGTCAGAATGGTGCGGCCTATTTCTGTGGCTTTTG AGTTGGAGTTTGACCTGGACAAAGCACTGGAGGAGGTTCCGATCCACGTTGAGGACCCACCTCTCCCTTCTCCTCCTCCACTAGCATTAGACAGGATGTCATATTACGAAGATCTGCCCCCCACTCCCTCAGATGGGAAGTCTGTGTGTTTAGGAGAACTGCCACAGCTGGAGCACAAAACTCTGGAAAATTGCACGAAATCCCGACCGAAaccaaaaaaaagaatgaaacccAGCAGAGTCCTA GCCGCTAGAAGCTCAGTGCCACATGATGCTGAGCAGAATAACTCAATGGGAAAGCTGGATGAAGGTCTAGATGACTTCTTCTCCAAGAGAGTTGTTAAACTCAGTTTTAG ACTTCCCTCTATAAGAAGTCCATCAACAACCACACCAGAAGGAGTAGATAAAAAACGCGAATCCAGAAAGAGTGGCTTCTTTAACCTCATTAAATCCCGTGCTTCCCGCTCTGAGAAGAGCCACGGAGCCTCCTCCATCACACCACCTCAGCCTGCGCACGCTAACACCAACAACAACACCACACCTACTTTTACCACAAGCCCAGTCACTGAGGAGGCCCCACCTACATCTCCCACAATGCCTGTCAAATCTCCAGCCATTGTTTCAGACCCTCATCAGGAGATCCACAGGGCACAGACCTCGAACCACACAGATCATGAGACTGAGGCGCATCTGACCTTTACTGAACCTGCAGAGGAggagaaaaataacaagaagGTGGAAAATAAGGAGAACATGGAGAAGACAGAATGCCCTCCAAAGAAGGAGAATAAAGAGAAGAAGGAGAACCCACACATACATCGCCACATTGGTGTTCCTGTGATGGGAAAGGATCTACTGGCTGAAATGAAGGCCAGGCAAGAAAGAAGGCAAGACAAAATGGCTGAAAAGAAG TCTGATTCATCATCAGTTGTGGACAAAGTGGACTCAGACAAAC AGAAGTCAGACATCCATCCTGCAGTTTCCACAGACCCAGAAGGCCCCAAAGCTGAGCCGATTTCCAAGGCCAAACCACCGGCCATCACCCCTAAATTGGTCCCACCTCAGACTGCTAAAGCCCCACTGGTGTCTCGCATCTCTGGTCCCCTCAGTCCAACCAGTCCGAGGCCATGCACCACCTCTGTCCTTG ATGATGCTGTAGAGTTTCCAGCTGGCAGTGTACCTCTCAAAGTACCACTCCCTGCTCCCCGTCTGAAGAGGGCACCATCGGAGCAAGACAGAGAGAGCACAAGCAGCAGCTCTGCAGGACACCTGTCTCCACTGGAGG CTGAGTTTCCTGCAGATGGCGACACTTTTGACCAGCCCAACATCACAGGCGCAGACGCCGGCATCAGCGGCCGACAGTGGTCGTCTCTCAAGAACTCGTCCAGTCCTCCGCCTACCAACGAGGAAGAACGCGAGCGCACCAAGTCGCTCCCTAGCTACG